Proteins encoded within one genomic window of uncultured Sphingopyxis sp.:
- a CDS encoding S26 family signal peptidase, producing MRRSSIRIVGRALRAALRRRRWRVCLIGICAGLFLSLGVTIAAPPRPRLLWNASASAPVGLWRVSPGSSVVRGDMVVVRLASPWRELAARRHYLPANVPLLKRVAAVPGDRVCGFGPWIFVAGRMAAVRRGADGAGRAMPWWQGCRTLGPDALLLLMDDPASFDGRYFGPVKRSAVVGKTVPLWLR from the coding sequence ATGCGTAGGTCGTCGATCCGGATCGTCGGACGTGCACTGCGCGCCGCGTTGCGTCGGCGACGCTGGCGGGTCTGTCTTATTGGCATATGTGCAGGGCTTTTCCTATCGCTTGGCGTGACAATTGCGGCGCCGCCGCGTCCGCGCCTGCTCTGGAATGCCAGTGCCAGTGCGCCCGTCGGACTTTGGCGCGTGTCGCCCGGCTCTTCGGTAGTGCGCGGTGACATGGTGGTCGTGCGCCTTGCATCGCCATGGCGCGAACTCGCGGCACGGCGGCATTATCTTCCCGCCAACGTTCCTCTGTTGAAGCGTGTCGCCGCGGTCCCCGGCGATCGCGTCTGCGGCTTTGGTCCCTGGATATTCGTTGCGGGCCGGATGGCAGCCGTTCGCCGCGGCGCCGATGGCGCGGGGCGGGCGATGCCCTGGTGGCAGGGTTGCCGGACGCTGGGGCCTGACGCGCTTCTGTTGCTGATGGACGATCCGGCGTCGTTCGACGGCCGCTATTTCGGGCCGGTAAAACGGTCCGCAGTCGTCGGCAAGACGGTGCCGCTGTGGCTGCGCTGA